One part of the Ignavibacteria bacterium genome encodes these proteins:
- a CDS encoding translation initiation factor, with translation MKNYRLVYSTDPEVNKKCPRCKELLSECTCPKEEDARVMKFTPVLRIEKSGRHGKTVTVIDKLPLNEGYLKDLTSELKKKCGSGGTYKTQEGRGIIEIQGEKRDLVRTYFEKQGIKVKG, from the coding sequence ATGAAGAACTACAGATTAGTATACTCGACAGACCCTGAGGTCAATAAAAAATGTCCCCGATGCAAGGAGCTTTTGTCTGAATGCACGTGTCCGAAAGAAGAAGACGCAAGAGTTATGAAATTTACGCCCGTCCTGAGGATTGAAAAGTCGGGCAGGCACGGCAAAACCGTAACTGTCATAGACAAGCTTCCATTAAATGAAGGTTACCTGAAGGATCTTACAAGCGAACTTAAGAAAAAGTGCGGTTCCGGGGGGACATATAAAACCCAGGAAGGACGCGGTATAATTGAGATACAGGGAGAAAAGAGGGACCTGGTGCGCACTTACTTTGAAAAGCAGGGTATAAAAGTAAAAGGTTAA
- a CDS encoding DNA topoisomerase IB: MKNENALDAIINEKLEALIVTEPEEVAEAAGLRYVSDEDPGFSRKGQGKGFIYLEKNDNKLTDPKHVIRIEALVIPPAWTNVWICPYSNGHIQATGRDQKGRKQYIYHAGWEDIRNTNKFNLMIRFGETLPLIRARVDEDLRKHGLPREKVMAILVRLLEETLIRIGNHEYAKQNDSYGLTTLRNKHMETDGSKVRFIFKGKSGKQWDVDIENKRLAKLIKQCQELPGQHLFQYLDEEGNRQTVDSADVNSYLKEIIEQDFTAKDFRTWGGTVRAAKELYDLGMAEDEKDKQKNIVLAIKKVSRALNNTPSVCRKYYIHPEIISAYMDNSLFEHMESASKNVESSRFALSTEENAVLNILKEGLLQKEVLLNSA; this comes from the coding sequence ATGAAAAATGAAAACGCACTCGATGCAATTATAAATGAAAAGCTCGAAGCTCTTATTGTAACTGAACCGGAGGAGGTGGCTGAAGCTGCAGGACTGCGCTATGTTTCGGACGAGGACCCCGGCTTCAGCCGGAAGGGGCAGGGTAAAGGCTTCATATACCTGGAAAAAAACGATAACAAACTAACTGATCCAAAACACGTCATCAGAATTGAAGCCCTCGTAATCCCTCCAGCGTGGACGAATGTCTGGATCTGTCCCTATTCAAACGGGCATATACAGGCTACCGGGCGCGATCAGAAAGGACGCAAGCAGTACATCTATCACGCCGGATGGGAGGATATACGCAATACAAATAAATTCAACCTAATGATAAGATTCGGGGAAACACTTCCTCTTATACGCGCAAGAGTCGATGAGGACTTAAGAAAGCATGGCCTTCCAAGAGAAAAGGTTATGGCCATACTGGTAAGGCTCCTTGAGGAAACCTTAATCCGTATAGGAAACCACGAGTACGCAAAGCAGAACGACTCCTACGGGCTTACAACCCTGCGAAATAAACACATGGAAACAGATGGCTCAAAGGTCAGATTCATCTTTAAGGGTAAAAGCGGAAAACAGTGGGATGTGGATATTGAAAACAAGCGCCTGGCAAAACTTATTAAACAGTGCCAGGAACTCCCCGGGCAGCACCTTTTCCAGTACCTGGATGAAGAGGGAAACCGCCAGACGGTTGATTCGGCCGACGTGAACAGCTATTTGAAGGAAATTATTGAACAGGATTTTACGGCCAAGGACTTCAGGACCTGGGGCGGCACGGTGCGTGCCGCAAAAGAATTATACGACCTGGGCATGGCTGAAGACGAAAAAGATAAACAGAAAAACATTGTCCTTGCAATTAAGAAGGTCTCCAGAGCCCTGAACAATACGCCCTCGGTCTGCAGAAAGTATTATATCCATCCCGAAATAATTTCCGCATATATGGATAACAGTCTTTTTGAGCATATGGAAAGCGCCTCTAAAAATGTGGAGAGTTCCCGGTTTGCCCTAAGCACAGAAGAAAATGCGGTTTTGAATATACTAAAGGAAGGGCTTCTGCAGAAAGAGGTGCTCCTTAATTCGGCTTAA
- a CDS encoding AAA family ATPase, translating into MKAVKSLGHKELKPEELKLRCSPEVFNFDSTGEIAPINEIIGQERALKALKIGVELWSPGYNIFITGLSGTGKATTVKQMLETIRPKCPVLNDYAYVNNFEDQDNPILLIFPAGEAQKFKHDISSTIQYLQNKIPQALEAESYKVERKKILSEFSSQEQVLMNSFEEKLKKENFSLGQVKVGEASRPEVLPLVENQPIFIQQLEEQVRKGKINKEKAIEISTKYAMYQEELQSVFKKGLKLSQDYQEKLQHLEKETVNVIVKGAISNIKDKYRGEKVGWYLDAVEENILNSLDVFKGVRPKTEETEEGIVIDYYKEYEVNIILDNTHTNECPIVIETTPSYNNLFGTIEKFSDGHGGWYADFTKIKAGSYLKANGGYLVLNAMDAFQEPGVWKTLKRVLMYGKLEIQDFFSNYQFSPTVLKPEPIECNTKVIFIGNQYMYSMLAAYEDDFKKIFKIKADFDYEMKRTDHNLNEYAGVIKKLIEHEKLMEFDKSAIGAVIEYSSRYAGQKEKLTTRFSFIADLLRESNFWAKDNGESIVCAYHVHQAYSNSRERHALYEAKISEMIEEGSILIDTDGQKTGQINGLAVYGSDYFSFGKPTRITASVSLGTGSLINVEREAGLSGNTHNKGVLIISGYFRETFGQRIPLSFSASLVFEQGYGMIDGDSASAAEVCALMSTFSELPVKQSFAITGSVDQKGNIQPIGGINEKIEGFFDVCKRRGLSKHQGVIIPIQNVKDLMLRDDVIDAVKNKTFHVYAISRIEEALEILTGVKAGKLNKNGHFEQNTVFGLVEKKLKEMYAKIKPAAKKNGTNGVMKQNGQTEGKKDPAIVPARTKKKK; encoded by the coding sequence ATGAAAGCTGTTAAGTCCCTTGGGCATAAGGAATTAAAACCTGAAGAACTCAAACTCAGATGCAGCCCCGAAGTGTTTAACTTCGATTCCACGGGAGAGATTGCACCAATAAATGAAATTATCGGGCAGGAAAGGGCCTTAAAAGCCCTGAAGATCGGCGTGGAGCTGTGGAGTCCGGGCTACAATATATTTATTACAGGTCTCTCCGGAACCGGCAAGGCCACTACGGTAAAACAGATGCTGGAGACCATCAGGCCCAAATGCCCGGTCCTTAACGATTACGCCTACGTCAACAATTTTGAGGACCAGGACAATCCCATTCTTCTTATATTCCCGGCAGGTGAAGCTCAGAAGTTCAAGCACGACATCTCCTCTACAATTCAATACCTGCAGAACAAGATCCCGCAGGCACTTGAAGCTGAATCCTATAAAGTTGAAAGAAAGAAGATCCTTTCTGAGTTCAGCAGCCAGGAACAGGTTTTAATGAATTCCTTTGAGGAGAAACTGAAGAAGGAAAATTTTTCCTTAGGACAGGTAAAAGTCGGTGAGGCCTCGCGTCCCGAGGTGCTTCCCTTAGTAGAAAACCAGCCCATTTTCATTCAGCAGTTAGAAGAGCAGGTCCGCAAAGGCAAGATAAATAAAGAAAAGGCCATTGAAATTTCCACCAAATACGCCATGTACCAGGAAGAGCTTCAAAGCGTATTTAAAAAAGGGCTTAAGCTCAGCCAGGATTACCAGGAGAAGCTCCAGCATCTGGAAAAAGAAACCGTCAACGTTATTGTAAAAGGCGCCATCAGTAATATTAAGGACAAATACAGGGGCGAGAAAGTCGGCTGGTACCTGGACGCGGTGGAGGAAAACATACTCAACTCGCTTGACGTATTCAAGGGTGTCCGCCCGAAGACAGAGGAAACCGAAGAAGGGATTGTTATAGATTACTATAAGGAGTATGAGGTAAATATAATACTGGACAATACTCATACTAATGAATGCCCTATTGTTATTGAGACCACCCCTTCCTACAACAACCTTTTCGGCACTATTGAGAAGTTCAGCGACGGGCACGGCGGCTGGTATGCAGATTTTACAAAGATCAAGGCAGGATCTTACCTTAAGGCCAACGGCGGCTATTTGGTCTTAAATGCCATGGATGCATTTCAGGAGCCGGGAGTCTGGAAGACATTAAAGCGCGTTTTAATGTACGGAAAGCTGGAAATACAGGATTTCTTCAGCAACTACCAGTTCTCGCCAACGGTCTTAAAACCGGAGCCTATTGAATGCAACACAAAAGTAATTTTCATCGGCAACCAGTACATGTATTCCATGCTGGCGGCATATGAGGACGATTTTAAGAAGATCTTTAAGATCAAGGCCGACTTCGATTATGAGATGAAGAGAACTGACCATAACTTAAATGAATATGCGGGAGTTATTAAAAAGCTCATCGAGCACGAAAAGCTCATGGAGTTCGACAAGTCTGCCATTGGAGCCGTTATTGAATACAGTTCGCGCTACGCCGGGCAGAAGGAAAAGCTGACGACAAGGTTTTCCTTTATTGCCGACCTTTTAAGAGAATCAAATTTCTGGGCTAAAGATAATGGCGAGTCTATAGTATGTGCATATCACGTCCATCAGGCATATAGTAACAGCCGCGAGCGCCACGCACTTTATGAAGCGAAGATCTCTGAGATGATTGAAGAAGGAAGCATCTTAATTGATACCGACGGCCAAAAAACGGGCCAGATTAACGGGCTTGCTGTCTACGGGTCAGATTATTTTTCCTTCGGCAAACCGACCAGAATTACGGCTTCTGTTTCACTTGGAACCGGGAGCCTCATTAACGTCGAACGCGAGGCGGGCCTTAGCGGCAACACTCATAATAAAGGCGTACTTATAATTTCAGGATATTTCAGGGAGACTTTCGGCCAGAGGATACCGCTTTCTTTCTCGGCAAGCCTCGTCTTTGAGCAGGGTTACGGTATGATAGACGGCGACAGCGCCTCGGCTGCCGAGGTCTGCGCGCTCATGTCAACTTTTTCAGAGCTCCCTGTTAAGCAGTCCTTTGCAATAACAGGATCTGTAGATCAGAAAGGGAACATTCAGCCCATAGGCGGCATTAACGAGAAAATTGAAGGATTTTTTGACGTCTGCAAAAGGCGCGGCTTAAGTAAACATCAGGGCGTAATTATCCCCATACAGAACGTAAAGGACCTGATGTTAAGAGATGATGTAATCGATGCGGTAAAAAATAAGACTTTTCACGTTTACGCCATCTCCAGAATAGAAGAAGCCCTTGAGATTCTGACGGGCGTAAAGGCCGGGAAGCTGAATAAAAATGGACATTTTGAACAGAATACCGTATTCGGACTGGTGGAAAAGAAGCTTAAGGAAATGTACGCCAAAATTAAACCCGCAGCTAAGAAAAACGGAACCAACGGAGTAATGAAACAAAACGGACAGACGGAGGGGAAAAAGGATCCCGCCATTGTACCGGCCAGGACAAAAAAGAAAAAATAA
- a CDS encoding class I fructose-bisphosphate aldolase, protein MIDQIRKYLGEEADELLSYKAKFPKESLHLPGPDFVDRIYYHSDRNINVLKNLQWIFMTGRLSGTGYMSILPVDQGIEHSAGASFAPNPEYFDPENIIKLAMEGGCNAVASTLGVLGMMSRKYAHKIPFIVKLNHNELLTYPNKYDQIMFGSVAQAYDMGAAAVGATIYFGSEESARQLIEVSEAFRYAHELGLGTVLWCYLRNSGFKTDKDYSLAADLTGQANHLGVTIEADIIKQKLPENNGGFKALKFGKFDEKMYTDLATENPIDMTRYQVINNYMGRAGLINSGGASGKNDFGEAARTAVINKRAGGMGLISGRKAFQRPMKEGVQLLNLIQDVYLAKEITVA, encoded by the coding sequence ATGATCGATCAGATCCGGAAGTACCTGGGTGAAGAAGCAGATGAGCTGCTTTCTTATAAGGCAAAATTCCCGAAAGAAAGCCTTCACCTGCCCGGTCCCGATTTTGTGGACAGAATATATTATCATTCAGACCGCAACATTAATGTGCTTAAAAACCTGCAGTGGATCTTTATGACAGGACGCCTCTCAGGAACAGGCTATATGTCTATACTCCCTGTAGATCAGGGGATCGAGCACTCGGCAGGGGCATCCTTTGCGCCGAATCCTGAATATTTTGACCCGGAGAACATTATTAAACTGGCCATGGAAGGGGGATGCAACGCTGTAGCTTCAACGCTCGGTGTGCTGGGTATGATGTCAAGAAAATATGCCCACAAGATTCCTTTTATCGTAAAATTAAATCACAATGAACTCCTTACATATCCGAATAAATATGACCAGATCATGTTCGGAAGCGTTGCACAGGCTTACGATATGGGTGCTGCCGCCGTGGGAGCTACAATTTATTTCGGAAGTGAGGAAAGCGCGCGCCAGTTAATAGAGGTAAGTGAGGCCTTCCGCTACGCTCATGAGCTTGGCCTGGGAACAGTTCTCTGGTGCTACTTAAGAAATTCAGGCTTTAAGACCGACAAGGATTACTCGCTGGCAGCCGACCTTACAGGACAGGCAAATCACCTGGGCGTTACAATTGAAGCAGATATAATAAAACAGAAACTGCCTGAAAATAACGGCGGCTTCAAGGCGCTCAAATTCGGAAAGTTTGACGAAAAAATGTATACGGATCTTGCTACTGAGAACCCAATTGATATGACACGCTATCAGGTAATCAATAACTATATGGGGCGGGCAGGACTTATAAACTCCGGCGGTGCCTCGGGGAAAAACGATTTCGGTGAGGCCGCAAGAACGGCTGTCATTAATAAGCGTGCCGGCGGAATGGGGCTTATCTCAGGACGCAAGGCGTTCCAGCGCCCGATGAAAGAGGGAGTGCAGCTGCTGAATCTTATACAGGATGTTTATCTGGCAAAGGAAATAACAGTTGCATAA
- a CDS encoding cytochrome c: MTKTQIWVAAFLGLFIILFGISRISNNNEPASSASMNGQMESLQPADKEVSVTTLIKNNGCTSCHGSDLKGTNLAPSLVNVKENWKRDELIAYLRNPSSFMDSERFARFRQQYSSVVMPPFNNLDIKDLGKIADYLMKL; this comes from the coding sequence ATGACTAAAACACAAATCTGGGTCGCAGCTTTCCTGGGTCTTTTTATTATTCTTTTTGGCATATCCCGCATTTCAAATAATAATGAGCCTGCAAGTTCAGCAAGTATGAATGGACAGATGGAAAGCCTTCAGCCCGCGGACAAGGAAGTCAGTGTCACGACTCTCATCAAAAACAACGGCTGCACAAGCTGTCACGGAAGCGACCTGAAAGGGACAAATCTTGCTCCTTCACTTGTAAACGTAAAAGAGAACTGGAAGCGTGACGAGCTGATTGCTTACCTGAGGAATCCTTCGTCATTCATGGATTCTGAACGGTTTGCCCGCTTCAGGCAGCAGTATTCTTCCGTTGTAATGCCGCCATTTAACAACCTGGACATTAAGGATCTGGGGAAAATTGCGGACTACCTGATGAAACTTTAA
- the metH gene encoding methionine synthase, with protein sequence MPNNFKYISELLKKRILVLDGAMGTMIQRHKLEESDFRGERFKDHPHDLKGNNDLLCLTQPEIIKNIHRAYFEAGSDIVETNTFNSTSISQSDYKTEHLVYELNYAAARLAREAADEFTRKDPSKPRFVAGSMGPTNKTASLSPDVNDPGYRATSFDDLANAYLEQVKALSEGGVDILLIETIFDTLNCKAAIYAVEEHRRQSGRELPVMISGTIVDQSGRTLSGQTTEAFWISVSHTKNLLSVGLNCALGSKQMRPFIKELSRIASCFISLYPNAGLPNEFGGYDETGRDMASVLEDYAKEGFINIVGGCCGTTPDHIGAISEAVVKLKPRGIPQTEPYLRLSGLEPLVVRPESNFVNVGERTNVTGSKKFARLILSDDYEAALAVARQQVEGGAQVLDVNMDEGLLDSEKAMVKFLNLLGSEPDIAKLPIMIDSSRWSVIEAGLKCVQGKCIVNSISMKEGEEKFKEHARKVLQYGAAAVVMAFDEKGQADTLERKIEVCTRAYKILTEEVGFPPQDIIFDPNILTIATGIEEHNNYAVNFIDAVRYIKQHLPMAKVSGGVSNLSFSFRGNDRVREAMHSAFLFHAIKAGLDMGIVNAGQLEVYEEIPKDLLELVEDVILNRRPDATERLVSFAEQIKQKDKSEVKEEAWRESPVEERLKHALIKGIVDYIEQDTEEARKKFTSPLEVIEGPLMAGMNVVGDLFGSGKMFLPQVVKSARVMKKSVAYLIPYIEAEKAKNPGSRAAGKVLMATVKGDVHDIGKNIVGVVLGCNNYEIIDMGVMVPTAKILEAAIAEKADIIGLSGLITPSLDEMTEVAKEMERQKMKLPLLIGGATTSRIHTAVKIAPNYSGAVIHVLDASRSVPVVNSLLNPEACGSYVEKVKKEYELLREDHQKRQEAKNYISIGEARENRLKSDWQKIPVRKPKYPGITVLEDYSIRELRNYIDWTPFFSVWELKGKYPAIFDNPDYGAEAKKLFEDANNLLDKIVERNLLKAQGVFGIFPANSLGDDIEVYSDESRSGVLAVFHTLRQQGLKTGSYPNLALSDYIAPKDSGVKDYIGSFAVTAGVGIESIIEKFQHEHDDYSIILVKALADRLAEAFAEHLHELVRKKYWGYASGEALSNEDLIKEKYTGIRPAPGYPAQPDHTEKRTLFDLLQAEASTSIRLTENMAMYPAASVSGLYFAHPGAKYFNVGKISRDQVLDYHKRKGMSLQETEKWLSPILNYNGSAGQ encoded by the coding sequence ATGCCTAATAATTTCAAGTATATTTCAGAACTGCTTAAGAAAAGAATACTTGTACTGGACGGGGCAATGGGAACAATGATCCAGCGTCATAAACTGGAAGAATCTGACTTCAGAGGAGAAAGATTTAAGGACCATCCCCACGACCTGAAAGGAAACAATGACCTGCTCTGTCTCACACAGCCTGAAATAATAAAAAATATACACAGGGCCTACTTTGAAGCAGGTTCCGATATTGTTGAGACCAATACATTTAACAGCACTTCAATTTCGCAAAGCGATTACAAAACAGAACACCTGGTCTATGAACTGAACTACGCCGCGGCCAGGCTGGCCAGGGAAGCAGCAGATGAATTTACACGGAAGGACCCTTCCAAGCCGAGATTTGTTGCAGGTTCCATGGGACCGACAAACAAGACAGCCTCGCTTTCTCCCGACGTGAACGACCCGGGCTACCGCGCAACTTCATTCGATGATCTGGCAAATGCGTATCTGGAGCAGGTAAAAGCCCTTTCTGAGGGAGGCGTTGACATACTGCTTATTGAAACCATCTTCGACACACTCAACTGCAAGGCTGCAATTTACGCCGTCGAGGAACACAGAAGACAGTCCGGACGGGAGCTGCCCGTAATGATCTCAGGCACTATAGTCGATCAGAGCGGCAGGACGCTTTCGGGCCAGACTACAGAAGCATTCTGGATATCGGTTTCACATACAAAAAATCTTCTCAGCGTGGGGCTTAACTGCGCACTCGGATCAAAACAGATGCGCCCCTTTATTAAAGAGCTTTCACGTATTGCAAGCTGCTTTATCAGCCTTTACCCTAATGCGGGGCTCCCGAACGAGTTCGGCGGATACGACGAAACTGGGCGCGACATGGCTTCCGTTCTGGAAGATTACGCAAAGGAAGGCTTCATAAATATTGTAGGCGGCTGCTGCGGCACTACGCCGGATCACATCGGGGCGATTTCAGAGGCGGTTGTAAAATTAAAACCGCGCGGAATACCGCAGACTGAACCGTATTTAAGACTGAGCGGACTGGAGCCCCTGGTAGTAAGGCCCGAGAGCAACTTTGTGAATGTAGGCGAAAGGACAAACGTTACAGGAAGCAAGAAATTTGCCCGCCTTATTCTTTCCGATGACTATGAAGCGGCACTCGCCGTTGCACGCCAGCAGGTTGAAGGCGGAGCTCAGGTGTTAGACGTTAATATGGACGAAGGGCTTCTGGATTCTGAAAAGGCAATGGTAAAGTTTCTTAACCTCTTGGGAAGCGAGCCCGACATTGCAAAACTTCCCATTATGATCGACTCCTCAAGGTGGTCGGTAATTGAAGCGGGACTTAAGTGCGTCCAGGGAAAATGCATCGTTAACTCCATCAGCATGAAAGAGGGCGAGGAAAAGTTCAAAGAGCATGCCCGCAAGGTCCTTCAGTACGGCGCGGCGGCTGTTGTAATGGCTTTTGACGAAAAGGGGCAGGCCGACACGCTTGAACGCAAGATTGAAGTCTGCACGAGGGCTTATAAAATTCTTACCGAAGAGGTAGGCTTCCCGCCGCAGGATATTATATTTGATCCGAACATACTCACCATTGCAACAGGAATTGAAGAGCACAATAACTATGCGGTTAATTTCATTGATGCCGTGCGATACATCAAGCAGCATCTGCCCATGGCCAAGGTAAGCGGAGGTGTAAGCAACCTTTCGTTCTCATTCCGCGGCAACGACCGTGTGAGAGAAGCCATGCATTCGGCATTCCTCTTCCATGCCATTAAAGCCGGCCTGGATATGGGAATAGTAAATGCCGGACAGCTTGAAGTATACGAGGAAATTCCAAAGGACCTGCTGGAACTGGTTGAAGACGTGATCTTAAACCGCAGGCCTGATGCAACAGAAAGACTGGTTTCATTTGCCGAACAGATCAAGCAGAAGGACAAATCGGAAGTAAAGGAAGAAGCCTGGAGGGAAAGCCCGGTTGAAGAAAGGCTGAAGCACGCTCTGATAAAAGGCATAGTTGACTATATTGAACAGGACACAGAAGAAGCCAGGAAAAAATTTACGAGCCCGCTTGAAGTTATTGAAGGCCCGCTCATGGCGGGAATGAACGTCGTTGGCGACCTGTTCGGCTCAGGCAAGATGTTTCTGCCGCAGGTAGTAAAAAGCGCACGCGTAATGAAAAAGTCGGTTGCATACCTGATCCCTTATATTGAAGCTGAAAAGGCTAAAAATCCGGGTTCCAGAGCGGCCGGGAAAGTCCTCATGGCAACCGTTAAAGGCGACGTGCACGACATTGGGAAAAATATTGTAGGCGTTGTGCTTGGGTGCAATAATTACGAGATAATTGATATGGGCGTAATGGTGCCCACGGCAAAGATTCTTGAGGCTGCAATTGCTGAAAAAGCAGATATTATAGGCCTGAGCGGACTTATTACGCCCTCTTTGGACGAGATGACGGAAGTGGCAAAGGAAATGGAACGCCAGAAAATGAAGCTCCCCCTTTTAATTGGCGGTGCCACAACCTCCAGAATTCATACGGCAGTTAAAATTGCACCTAACTATTCGGGCGCGGTTATTCACGTTCTGGATGCCTCCAGAAGCGTTCCTGTTGTAAACAGCCTTCTTAACCCTGAGGCATGCGGCTCCTACGTGGAAAAGGTAAAAAAGGAATATGAGCTTTTAAGAGAAGACCACCAGAAAAGACAGGAAGCTAAAAACTATATTTCGATTGGTGAGGCACGGGAAAACCGACTTAAATCCGACTGGCAGAAAATTCCTGTCAGGAAACCGAAGTACCCGGGAATTACTGTCCTTGAAGATTACAGCATCAGGGAGCTCAGAAATTATATAGACTGGACGCCTTTCTTCTCGGTCTGGGAATTAAAAGGAAAGTATCCTGCAATATTTGACAACCCCGACTACGGCGCTGAGGCGAAAAAACTCTTTGAAGACGCCAATAACCTCCTGGACAAAATTGTCGAACGGAATCTTCTTAAGGCACAGGGTGTATTCGGAATCTTCCCTGCCAACAGCTTAGGAGACGACATTGAAGTCTACTCTGACGAAAGCCGCTCGGGCGTACTTGCAGTTTTCCATACACTGCGCCAGCAGGGGCTTAAGACAGGCAGCTATCCTAATCTTGCACTGTCTGACTATATTGCACCTAAGGATTCCGGCGTTAAAGATTATATAGGATCATTTGCCGTTACGGCCGGAGTTGGAATTGAATCTATAATTGAGAAATTCCAGCATGAGCACGACGATTACAGCATTATACTCGTTAAGGCTCTGGCCGACCGTCTGGCTGAAGCCTTTGCCGAACACCTGCATGAACTGGTAAGGAAAAAATACTGGGGTTATGCCTCGGGTGAGGCTCTCAGTAACGAAGACTTGATAAAAGAAAAGTACACCGGAATCAGGCCCGCACCGGGTTATCCGGCACAGCCCGACCACACTGAAAAAAGAACTCTTTTTGACCTTCTTCAGGCTGAGGCAAGTACCTCTATACGCCTTACTGAAAATATGGCAATGTATCCTGCTGCTTCTGTAAGCGGACTCTACTTTGCACATCCCGGGGCAAAATACTTTAACGTGGGCAAGATCTCGCGCGACCAGGTACTGGATTACCACAAGCGAAAGGGTATGAGCCTGCAGGAAACAGAAAAGTGGCTTTCACCCATTCTTAATTACAACGGAAGCGCCGGTCAGTAA
- the amrS gene encoding AmmeMemoRadiSam system radical SAM enzyme, which produces METKEKYKLAQWWEKTEDGKVLCTLCPRYCKLGEGQAGFCFIRQNIGGELYSLGYGRPTGFGLDPIEKKPLNHFLPGTSILSFGTAGCNLGCKFCQNWSISKARLDDENSFEASPEKVVELAKQYGAPSIAYTYNDPTIFGEYVIDISKIAREEGLKSVMVTAGYIDKEARKDVYKYIDAANVDLKGFTEDFYHKVTYSHLNPVLDTLVWLKNETDIWFEITTLLIPGENDSEEELKKMTGWVVENLGDSVPHHFTAFHPDFRMTDKSRTPSSTLDMARRIANEAGIKYCYVGNVHNTEGQTTYCPSCHTPLIKRDWHSVISNRLQEGKCYLCGSPVAGVFSIKN; this is translated from the coding sequence ATGGAAACGAAAGAAAAATATAAATTAGCCCAATGGTGGGAAAAGACTGAGGACGGGAAAGTTCTCTGCACTTTGTGCCCGCGTTACTGCAAGCTTGGCGAGGGGCAGGCAGGTTTCTGCTTTATAAGGCAGAACATCGGAGGAGAGCTTTATTCCTTAGGCTACGGAAGGCCGACAGGATTCGGACTTGACCCGATAGAGAAAAAGCCGTTAAACCACTTTCTGCCCGGGACTTCCATTTTAAGTTTCGGCACGGCAGGCTGCAACCTTGGGTGCAAATTCTGCCAGAACTGGTCAATCAGCAAGGCAAGGCTTGACGATGAGAATTCATTCGAGGCCTCACCGGAAAAAGTTGTGGAGCTGGCAAAACAGTACGGCGCTCCTTCAATTGCTTATACTTATAACGACCCGACAATCTTCGGTGAGTACGTAATAGACATTTCAAAGATTGCGCGTGAGGAGGGGCTGAAATCCGTAATGGTTACGGCAGGTTATATTGACAAAGAAGCCCGTAAGGACGTCTATAAATATATTGATGCTGCAAACGTGGACTTAAAAGGTTTTACTGAGGACTTTTACCATAAGGTCACTTACTCACACCTGAACCCGGTACTGGATACTCTGGTCTGGCTTAAAAACGAGACTGACATATGGTTTGAGATCACAACGCTTCTTATTCCGGGAGAAAATGATTCCGAGGAAGAGCTTAAGAAAATGACGGGCTGGGTTGTAGAAAACCTTGGAGACTCGGTGCCGCACCACTTTACAGCTTTTCATCCTGATTTCAGGATGACGGATAAAAGCCGCACGCCATCATCCACACTTGATATGGCAAGAAGGATTGCCAATGAGGCCGGAATAAAATACTGCTATGTGGGCAACGTTCACAATACCGAAGGACAGACCACGTACTGCCCCAGCTGTCACACACCTCTTATTAAGCGTGACTGGCACAGCGTAATTTCAAACAGGCTTCAGGAGGGCAAATGCTATTTATGCGGCAGCCCGGTTGCAGGAGTATTTTCAATTAAAAATTAA